A stretch of DNA from Methylogaea oryzae:
TGTCGGAAGCGCTGAAAATCATGGCCTTCATGAAGAAGGAAGGGCATATCGACCCGGATTTGTTCGAGGTATTTTTACGCCGGAAGGTATACCTGCAATATGCCGAGCAATATCTCAGCGCCGAGCAAATCGACGAAGTCAACGTCGAACAATTGCTGCTGATATCCTGAGACGCGCAAGGGATGGGGCGCCATGAAGGTCAAACTGCCGCGTAACCTTTCCCTCTATATTTCCAGCGCAATTCTAACGGTGTTGTTTTCGCTGCACGGCGCTGGCGCATTCAACCTGCCGCTGCTGCACAACCTGGAGCACAACCTCTACGACCTGCGCCTGCGCCTCACCGCCCCCAACCGCCAAGACCAACGCATCGTCATCGTCGACATCGACGAAAAAAGTTTGGCGCAGGAAGGCCGGTGGCCCTGGCCGCGCGCCAAATTGGCGCTATTGGTCAACATGCTGTTCGACTACTACAAAATCCAGCTGATCGGTTTCGACGTGGTTTTCGCCGAACGGGACGAAAGCTCGGGCCTGCCGGTGCTGGAAAAGCTGGAAGCCACGCTGCGCACCGACCAGGCGCTGCACGAAGCCGTTAACGCCCTCAAACCCAGTCTGGAATACGACCGCCTGTTCGCCGCCAGCCTGCGCAATCGCGCAGCCATCCTCGGCTTCGTCACCCGACCCGACGATGCCGCCAATGCCGGCGCGTTGCCGGCGCCGACCTTGCAGGCCCCAAATCCGCTGCCGGCGGCCTTGGCCAATTTGACGGAAGTCAAACGCTACACGGGCAACCTGCCGGAATTTCAGCAAGCCGCCCAGGGCGGCGGCTTTTTCGTCAACCCGCTATTGGACGAGGACGGCATTTTCCGCCGCCTGCCCATGCTGGTGCGCCAAGGCGATAAGATTTATCCGTCGCTGTCGCTAGCCATGTTCCAAGCCCTGCTGGGCCAGGCACCCATCCACTTGGACATCAGCGAGGATTACGGCGAGGCGGGACAGGGCAAGCTCGAAGCCTTGCAAATCGAGGGCTTCAGAATCCCGGTGGACGAGCAAAGCGGCGCGCTCATCCCTTACCTGGGCAAGCAAGGCAGTTTCCCCTACGTATCGGCCGTCGACGTTTTGAACGCCGCCACCGCCCCGGAGTTATTGCGCGGGAAAGTCGTGCTGCTGGGCACCACCGCCGCGGGCCTGCTGGACATGCGGTCCACGCCGTTGCAAAACGTCTATCCCGGCGTGGAAGTCCACGCCAACTTGCTGATCGGCATGCTGGACCAAACCATCAAAGAGCAGCCGGCCTATGTCAAAGGCCTGGAGTTCCTCCAAATACTGGCGGTGGGCTTGATCCTAACCCTATGGATTCCCCACCTGTCCGCCGGCCTGGGATCGATCGCCACCCTGGGAACCTTGGCGCTATTGATGGGCGTCAATCTGCTGGCTTGGCACAAGGGCGGCATCGCCATCGACGTCGGCGCGCCCATCGTGCTGCTGTTCCTGCTCTACGCCAACCAAATGTTTTTCGGGTATTTCATCGAAAGCCGCAACAAGCGGCGCTTGGCCGGGCAATTCGGCCAATACGTGCCCATGGAGCTGGTGGAGGAAATGAGCCAGCAGAACAGCGACTTCGGCGTGGGCGGCGAAAACCGCGAAATGACCGTGCTGTTTTCCGACGTGCGCGGCTTTACCACCATTTCGGAAGGCTTGGCGCCCAACGAGCTGTCCCAGCTGATGAACCAGTTCCTCACGCCTTTGACGCAGGTCATTCACAACCACAAAGGCACCATCGATAAATACATGGGCGACGCCATCATGGCTTTCTGGGGCGCGCCGCTGCGCGACGAAAGGCACGGCCTGCACGCCGTTCAGGCGGCGCTGGACATGATCCGCGCCTTGGGCGAGGTACAAGAGGACTTCAAGGCCCGCGGCTGGCCGCCCATCAAGATCGGCGTCGGCCTCAACAGCGGCGTGATGAGCGTAGGCAACATGGGTTCGGAGTTCCGCATGGCCTACACCGTGCTGGGCGATGCGGTTAATCTGGGCTCGCGCCTGGAGGGGCTGACCAAGCAGTACGGCGTCGACATCATCGTCAGTGAAACCACCAAGGCCGCCGCGCCGGAATACGCCTACCGGGAATTGGATCGAGTCCGGGTCAAAGGCAAGCACGAGCCGGTGGTCATCTACGAACCCTTGATGCTGCGGGACGAGCTGCCGGAAACCGCTCAAAGGGAGCTGGCGCGACACCAGAACGCCCTGGCGGCCTATCGCGGGCAAAACTGGACGTTGGCGGAAAAGCTGTTCGGCGATTTGCGCCAAGCCTATCCGGAGCGACTCCTTTATCAAATCTACCAGGAACGCGCCGTCCACTTCCTGCAACACCCGCCCGATGCGGATTGGGACGGGGTGTTCACCTTCCAAACCAAATAGGCTGCGATTCAAGCCCCGCCGCGCAACACCTCATCCATGCGCGCAGCGATACGCGACGCCGTTTCGTCCACTTGGTAGCCGGCGTGCCCGGCCGCCCAACGGTGAGCTGCCTGGGCGTATGATTCGGTGTGCAGCAAGTCCGCCAATAAAACGGCGTAGTCGGGAGCGGCCTGCTCTGGATGCACAACCACTGCCGTTCCCAGGCGCTGCGCGGCCATGGCCAGCAAATACTGCTCGAGTTGCATGGGCAACAACAGCAAGGGAACCCCGTGCAGCAACGCCGCATTGGTGACGCCGAAATTGGCGTGGCATATCACCAGATCGCAATCGTCCAGCAGGGGCGACAAGCGAACGGCCTCGCGAGCCAGCGCGAATCGGGGATTGCCAGCGATCGCCTCCGGCACCGCGCTCAATCCCTGCACGTACGCCACCACGCGGCACCCCGCGTTATCCAGGGCGCGCAGCAGCGCATCCAAGCCACGGTATTCCGATCTGGCGTAAAGAAAGACCCGTTTACCGACTCCCGCGGGCCACGCCACGGCGTCCCCCAGATCGCGCAGAAACAAAGGCCCCCAGTAGCCGGTCGGGCCACGTCCCTCGTAATGATCCAACTCGGCAAACGTGCAAAGGAAATCCTCCCGCACGTCGAATAAACCGGCCATGGATGCCAGCGGCGGCCGTTTCAAGGCGGACAGGCAAGTATTCACGACGCCCAGCATATGGGCGTCAATGGCGGCCAGCACACCTTCCGGCGCCGCTTGCCAAGAACGCATATCGGGCAAAGGCGTAAGCCTTGGCGGAGAATAAAAGCCGGTGCCCAACATCACCGCCGGCACGGCGGCGGCGCGCGCCGACAGCAACGCGGTGGGCGCGTATTCGGCCACGATCAAGTCGGGCCGCAGCAACGACCACAATCCCAGCCAGGCGCGCATCAGGGACATCAAGCCTTCGGCGGCCAAGTAGCCGTGCCGCGCCAGGATGTCGGAATAATTGAGGGGTGACTGTCCCAGTTCGGGATGGGATCTGAGCCAAATGGGCGCTTGCAGCAGGGCGAATCCTTGGCCGCGCAGGAGCGTCTCCATATCATGCAACTCGCGCACGATCAGGATCACTTCGTGCCCCATTTCGCGCAACTTGCGGGCCACCGGCAAGAAGCAGCCGGCGTGGCCCAACGCCGTGCCTAGCTCCCAAGCGATCGCTATCCTAGCCATGCGCCAAGAAATGTCGGCCTATCGGCGACGAGCCGCCGGTTGCATCGGCGTGCAACTTATTCAGCCGTGGTGCATTTCAACAGCTGAGAAACATCGCTCAAACCGCGGAGAATCTTCCATATACCGTCCTGGAACAGGGTGCGCATGCCCTCCTTGAGCGCCTGTTCGCGCAGCTCGGACACGGCGGCCCGGCGGCAAATCATCGCCTTCATCTCCGGCGTGGCAACCAGCAATTCGTGGATGCCGGTACGGCCGCGATAACCGCTGCCGCCGCACTTCTCGCAACCCACCGGACGGCACAGCTTGAGGTTGCCGGGATCGAATCCCAGTTCGGGGAAGAACTCCTCGCCATAGTAATGGACCAAGCGCCTGGCTTCCTCGGCGTCGGCGATGTATTCCTCCTTGCAGTCGCCGCATAAGGTGCGCAGCAATCGCTGCGCCAATACCCCGAGGAACGCGTCAGCGAAGTTGAGGGGATCCAAGCCCAAATCCAACAAACGGGTGATGGTTTCCGGCGCGGAGTTGGTGTGCAGGGTGGACAGCACCAAGTGGCCGGTCAGCGACGCTTCCACGCCGGTGTGGCAGGTTTCCCGGTCGCGCATTTCGCCGATGAGGATGATGTCCGGGTCGGCGCGCAAAAAAGCGCGCATGGCCGCGGCGAAATCGAAGCCGATCTTGGGCAGCACCTGTACCTGCTGCAAACCGGGCTGGGTAATTTCCACCGGATCCTCGGCGGTCCAGATTTTTTTGTCCGGCTGATTGAGGTAGCCCAGCACGGCGTGCAAGGTCGTGGTCTTACCGGAACCGGTAGGCCCCACCACCAGGAAAATGCCGTGGGGATGGCTGACCAGCGACTGGATCTGCTCGTAGTTGCGCTGCGATAAATTGAGCTTTTCCATGGGCAGCGCGCCGGCGCCGGCGAGCACGCGCAACACCGCGCTTTCGCCGTTGACGGTGGGAATGGTGGCGACGCGCAACTCCACCTGGCGGTTGCCGATTTTGAGCTTGCACTTGCCGTCCTGGGGTTTGCGCCGCTCGGCGATGTCCAGCCGCGACATGATCTTGATGCGCGACAGCACCGCGCCGGAATGGCTAGCGGGCACTTGCAGGATTTCCCGGCAAGAACCGTCCACGCGCATGCGCACCTTGGTGGACGCGCGCTCCTTGCCCGGCTCCACGTGAATATCCGACGCCCCCATGGCGACGGCGTCGGCGATGATTTTGTTGACCAGCTGGATGATGGGAGCGGCGTTTTCATCCAGGCCGGGCTCCCTGTCCTCCTGCTCCTCGTTGACCACCGCGGCTTCTTCTTCCAACTGCCCCATGATGGTGCCGAGGTCCACCGTCGCCGCGGCGCCGGTCTCGCCGAGAAAACGCAGAATGTCTTCCGGCAAGGACACGCGCAGGGTGATATTTTCCGCCCGCAAAACACGCTGAATTTCCAGGATACGGTTGTGGTCGGCGGGATCGTCGATGGCGATGGTGACCCGCTTGCGGTCCCCCTCCAGCGGAATGCACAACAGCTTTTTCAAATAAGCCGTCTTCACTTCGGACATCATATCCGCCGGCAACTGAATGGCCGGATCGTAGGCCTGGTAAGGCACTTGGTAGAACATTTCCAGCGATTTGCCCACCGCCTCCGCCGGAATATGCATGTCGTCGATCAACAGCCGCGAAGGATGCACGCGCCGCCTGGCGGCCTCGTCCAGCAATTGCTCGAGCTTGTCGCTGCCGATCAAGCTTTGCTGCACCAGATACATATAGGGCGAGCCGGTAGCGCTCACATCTTCCTGGAACTTGGTGGCGATGATTTTGGCGATGTGCATGGCGATCTTGCCGTCCATCTCCGAAAAAGCGCCTTCGTCCTTCTTGTTGATGATTTGCAAGACGCCCAGCAAGACCTTGTTGATCATGATGGGCACCACGATCATGGAACGGGTGCGGAAGCCGGTTTTTTCGTCGAAGCTACGGTCGAAACGCAAGTTGGAGTGCAGCTTTTTCAGCGCCGCCTCATCGTAAACGTCATTCAGAAACAACGGCTGCTGAGTTAGAGCCACAAACCCCGCAATGGACGAAGGCGACAGCGGCACCCGAATTTCCTTAACGTCGGAACCGGTTTTAAAGCGGGAAACGATGTCGTTTTCCGTCTTCAAGCGCTGATAAATCGTCATGCGTTCGGCGCCGAGCAGCGTCAATATCTGCGGCTCGATCTGCCCGTAAATGCCGGCGAAGGAAGACGCGTCATGCACCAGGTCATGCAAAACCTTGAGCCGTACCCGCGCATCGTTCTCCAACGACGACGCCCGGGTTGTCGAGCTCTCGCTTAATCCAGTGCTCATGAAGTCCCCGTCAAAGTCATTACGTTAACCATTGATAACCTATTTCTTACAGGACTTCGGCGCGCCGTTGCCATCGCTTCCGCCGGAGTTCGTCATATCGGAAGAACTCAGCGTGGCGATGATTTGGTTAACGGAAGCGTCGAAAACGGTATCCTGCAGCGCGGGGTTACTGCTGACGAAACTGCTTGCGCTCCCAAGCGATACGGTCAAACCTCGGCCGTCATACGAATAATCGATGCCCAGCGTGGCCGGATAATGCTCCACCGTGGAGAAGGAGCCATAGAGGCCGCCGGTTGTTTCTATAGCCCGGTGGGGATTGTTGCCGAAACCGTCCCAGAGGATAAACAGCGAGCCGGCCATCGTGGCGGAGCCGCGCACATTCAGCGAGCCTGGCGTGATGCTGTTGTATAGGCGGCCGCTGTAATCCGATCTATCCAAAAAGCCGTAGGCCGCCGGGGAAGAAATGGCGATACCCAGTTGACCCGTGGGCGTTTGCACGTAATTGCCGTTGAGGGTAAGCGGGCCGCCCCAAAGGTACAGGCCTCCGGCGTTGGTGAAGGTGCCGCCATTCAGATTCACCGTGCCGGTCCCCTCGAAAGTGCCGGCGCCTCCGTTGGAACCGTTAGCCAGCATCTGGCTCATAGTAATCGGCAAAAGGCCGCCGCTCACCGTCACCGAAGACGCCGTCAGCGTGCCGTAATCCAGGACGGTGTCGCCGTACGATAATTGGGTATAGGCGCCCCCGACGTTCAGCGATCCAGCGATATAGGTTTCCCAATTGGAATTATAATTCCCGCCAATATTCACCGACGCATCGGACTCGATGCCCAGCCAGCCGACATCGATGCCGTTGTTGATATTGAACGTACCGTTGCCAAACCAAATCTCGCCGGTTTTGTCCGTATTGGAAATAGCGCCGTTGAAAGCTCGCGTTATCGCGCCGGAGGCGCCGTAAAAATCGATCCATGCGTTATTGCGCAGGCTGTATGTACCGCGATCCGTGCCGCCGGATGTGACCCACATCCCGCCGCCGTTCAGGTTAACGGCTCCCGCGTTGCTGAAGGAACCGGATATTCCCGCCCAGCCGCCATTGATGTTGAAGGTTCCGTTGTTATTGAAAACGCCTTTCAGGTTGGCGGAATAGTTCCCCAGATTGACGGTTCCGTCATTGGTGAAGGTGGAAGAGTATCCGGTCGTGAAAGGACCGCTATTCAAATTCAACGTTCCCTTGTTGGAGAACACCCCATCGAAAGTGACGGCATTACTCACGTTGATGGTGCCGCCGGAACTATTCACCAAGCCCTGGCTGCTATTGCCGCCCAGCACGCCGTTATACGCTGAAATATTCAACGTACCCTGGTTGTTCAGCGAAGCGGAATCCCACAGCTTCAACGTGGTCAAGTTGTTTCCGCCCCAATTGATGGTGCCGGTATTTGTCCAGGTGCGACTATCTGTTAACTCGACAAGATTCTTGTTGATGGTGGTTGTGCCGAGGGTTTTCAGCGTTGAACCTGACCCGCCAATAACGCCTTGCGTCCAATTGAAGGAATTTTTTACCTCGATGCTGTTATTGCTGTTGAGCTGGCCGCTCAAATTCAACGTGTTTACCGAAACCGGCCCGTTCAGCGTTACGAAGTTGGAAAACTTCTGGGGCAGCGTGCTGGTGCCGGTGGCCGATAAAGAACCGTTGGTGATATTCAGGGTATCCGCGTTGATGCCGCCGCCGGCCGTGATGGTGACGGACGAGGTGTTGCCGAAATTCAGCGTGCCCGATGCGGCGTTGGTACCGCTTTGAATATCGATCGTGCCGCTGCCGACATTCAACTCGCCGCCGTTGAAATAGACCTGCCCGCTGGTGCTGCCTTGGTAGTTCGCCCACAGCTTCAAATTCAGGGAATTGCTGCCGTTGCTCAATATCCCGCCGGAGTTGAACTTGATGTCGTTGCCGGCTTTCAAGGTCAGGGTATTCGTACCGCTATGCGACAGGTTCAAAAGGGCCGCCCAGGTGATGTTGCCGCCGGCCTGCAGCGTTACGCCGCCGCCATAACTGGACAGCGAGCTGGCGATGGTCGATACGTTGATACTCGCTCCGGCGGCCGCGGTTTGGAACAGGCTGGCGCAGCACACCGATGGGCTGATATTGGCATCCGTGGTGCTCACCGTCAGGTCGTCGGGATCGATCAACCACATGCCACCCAAACCATGGGAGGCGCCGGTATCGGGCGCATTGAGCAGTTCAAACCCTTTCTTGCCCGAAGTCTCAACGAATCCGCCGTTGCCGGACACGGCCCCGCCGCGGGCGCTCAGATGGCCGTAGATGCGCGCGGTGTCGTCCGCATAAGCGATGACGGTGCCTCCGTTGCCGGTATCCAGGGCGTCGGCATGCACCTGGGCGTCCTGGCCTATGTAGACGAATTCGGCCCGCTGGGTCGTTCCTCCGCCTTCCTGGTCGCCGCCGATATGCACCGTACCGCCGCCGGTCTTGCCGGAAGCGTTCACCGCCGCCTGGTCTATCAGTCCGACGTTGCGACCCAACAGCTCCACGGTGCCGCCGACGCCGTCGCTGCCCTTGGCTTCCACCGTCCCTGACACCAAGGTCGTGCCGCCTTGGCTCTGAACCAATACGCTGCCGCCGGCGGGACCGTTGGCGTGGGTCTGGCTGGCGGCCTCCAAGGTAACGTCGCCTTGCGCCACCAGGTGAATCCGGCCGCTTTTATCGACCTCAACGCTGTCGGCGCTTATCGCGCCACTGCTGCGAATCGCGCCCGCGAAAACGTCGATGCTGCCGCCGCCGTTGGCCATCAACTGGCCGATATTCAGAACCTTGTCTTCGGGCGCCTGGATTTCGAAGCGCACTTGCGGCGCGTCCATGCTGGTCAGCGTCAACTTTTCACCGGCGGCCAGCACCAAGTGGCCGCCGTCGCTTTGAATCAAGCCGCTATTTTCGATGTTGGGAGAAATGAGCACGACGCTGCCGCCGTTGGTGACGTGGATGACGCCGTAATTTTCGATTTTCCCCGGCCCCGGATTGACGAACAGGTAGTTGCCGCGCAGGAAGTCGTCGTTGCCGATATTGAGGGTGGAAGCCAGGAAGCCGGCGGTGTCCACCATGGAGCCCTGGCCGAAAACGATGCCGTTGGGGTTGATGAGGAATACCTGGCCGTTGGAGAGCAGCTGCCCCAGAATGGCGCTGGGATCCTGCCCCACCACCCGGTTGAGCACGGCGCTGTCGGCGCTTTGCTGTATGAAACGGGTGATTTCGCCGGCCGGGATGGAAAAGCCCTGCCACTCGATAATGGCGTTGGGGCTGTTGGCGATATCGAGCACGCCGGCTTGGCTCGCGTCGAACACCACTTGGCCGTTTACCACGTGGGGGCCGGTGGGGTTGGCGCGTCCGGCGGGCGCCAACGCCGCGCTCACGGCCAGGAAAACCAACAATGATCCCTGCTTCAATTCACCCATGGGCGTGGCTCCTAAAACCGGTAGTAAAGCATGGCGTTCACCTTGCCCGAACCGCTGGTGGTTCCGGTTACCGGCCCTGTCTGCGTGGTGCGGGCATCGTCAAAGGCATAGGCCAGATCAACCGCCACCACAAAATTGTTTTTCAAATTCAGCCGCCCGCCAAGGCCGGTGCTACGCAGCAGCAAGCTTTCTTTTTGGCCGGCCAGGGTATGCAGCATCTTGCCGCTGGCATGGTCGTAGAAAGCCAGGAAATTCACGTCCTTAACCCATTGCGGCGTCCATATTTCGCCCCGATAGATATTGCCGATATCCGCCGCCATTTCGCGTTCCGCGTAGCCCCGCACCGTGGTCATGCCGGCCAGGCCCAATTGCTCGGCGGCAATCAGCGGCTCATCCGTATACTGGCCGCTCAGCTGGTTGCGGAAAGTCCATTCCCCGGGCAAGCTGACGTCCAGAAACGCGCCATAACGCCATACGTCCCAGTCGTCCTTGGCGCCCGCGCGGGATTTCGCGTAAATCACGTCGGTGTTGCCCGGCCCCCCGTTGAGGTTTCTCGCCCAGCCCACGTTGAAGCCGCCGCGCAAAAACTCCCAGGTCATCTCGTTACGGTAATTCAGGCTGATCGGCCGGCTGACCACGCTCACGCCCAAATCCTGTTTTTGCAAGCGGCCAAACAACACGTGGTTATTGAAGGTTTTGTCGTCATAACCCACGTCCAGCCAGTGCTCATAGCTGGCCAGCTTGGGTAGATACTGGGTGTAATGCACGCCGCCGATATCGCCGGACCCGCTCACGTCGAACAGGCCGGCGATGGTGCCCGCGTCGGAATCGGAACGTAGCCAATAGCCGGTCACCCAGCCGCGGGTGGCGTAGACCGGCAACTGGTAGCTGAAGCCGTATTGCTTGATCTCGTCGAAGTGGTCAGGAGAAAAGGCGAAGTTGACGTTGAGCACGTGATCCAGCCCAAGGAAGTCCGCGTGCTGAAAGCCCAAAGCCATGCGATAACCGCCGGTATCCCGCGTGCCGCGGGTATTCATCATGAACGAAAAATGTTCCGGACGTTCGTCCTCCACGTTCACCTTGGCGGCCAGGCTTTCCGTTTTGCTTCTCTGCTTGTAGGTAAGATTCAGCTTCTTGTTGGGGTGGTAGTTGGCCGACCGCAAGTCTTGCACGATGG
This window harbors:
- a CDS encoding CHASE2 domain-containing protein, whose translation is MKVKLPRNLSLYISSAILTVLFSLHGAGAFNLPLLHNLEHNLYDLRLRLTAPNRQDQRIVIVDIDEKSLAQEGRWPWPRAKLALLVNMLFDYYKIQLIGFDVVFAERDESSGLPVLEKLEATLRTDQALHEAVNALKPSLEYDRLFAASLRNRAAILGFVTRPDDAANAGALPAPTLQAPNPLPAALANLTEVKRYTGNLPEFQQAAQGGGFFVNPLLDEDGIFRRLPMLVRQGDKIYPSLSLAMFQALLGQAPIHLDISEDYGEAGQGKLEALQIEGFRIPVDEQSGALIPYLGKQGSFPYVSAVDVLNAATAPELLRGKVVLLGTTAAGLLDMRSTPLQNVYPGVEVHANLLIGMLDQTIKEQPAYVKGLEFLQILAVGLILTLWIPHLSAGLGSIATLGTLALLMGVNLLAWHKGGIAIDVGAPIVLLFLLYANQMFFGYFIESRNKRRLAGQFGQYVPMELVEEMSQQNSDFGVGGENREMTVLFSDVRGFTTISEGLAPNELSQLMNQFLTPLTQVIHNHKGTIDKYMGDAIMAFWGAPLRDERHGLHAVQAALDMIRALGEVQEDFKARGWPPIKIGVGLNSGVMSVGNMGSEFRMAYTVLGDAVNLGSRLEGLTKQYGVDIIVSETTKAAAPEYAYRELDRVRVKGKHEPVVIYEPLMLRDELPETAQRELARHQNALAAYRGQNWTLAEKLFGDLRQAYPERLLYQIYQERAVHFLQHPPDADWDGVFTFQTK
- a CDS encoding glycosyltransferase, whose protein sequence is MARIAIAWELGTALGHAGCFLPVARKLREMGHEVILIVRELHDMETLLRGQGFALLQAPIWLRSHPELGQSPLNYSDILARHGYLAAEGLMSLMRAWLGLWSLLRPDLIVAEYAPTALLSARAAAVPAVMLGTGFYSPPRLTPLPDMRSWQAAPEGVLAAIDAHMLGVVNTCLSALKRPPLASMAGLFDVREDFLCTFAELDHYEGRGPTGYWGPLFLRDLGDAVAWPAGVGKRVFLYARSEYRGLDALLRALDNAGCRVVAYVQGLSAVPEAIAGNPRFALAREAVRLSPLLDDCDLVICHANFGVTNAALLHGVPLLLLPMQLEQYLLAMAAQRLGTAVVVHPEQAAPDYAVLLADLLHTESYAQAAHRWAAGHAGYQVDETASRIAARMDEVLRGGA
- a CDS encoding GspE/PulE family protein produces the protein MSTGLSESSTTRASSLENDARVRLKVLHDLVHDASSFAGIYGQIEPQILTLLGAERMTIYQRLKTENDIVSRFKTGSDVKEIRVPLSPSSIAGFVALTQQPLFLNDVYDEAALKKLHSNLRFDRSFDEKTGFRTRSMIVVPIMINKVLLGVLQIINKKDEGAFSEMDGKIAMHIAKIIATKFQEDVSATGSPYMYLVQQSLIGSDKLEQLLDEAARRRVHPSRLLIDDMHIPAEAVGKSLEMFYQVPYQAYDPAIQLPADMMSEVKTAYLKKLLCIPLEGDRKRVTIAIDDPADHNRILEIQRVLRAENITLRVSLPEDILRFLGETGAAATVDLGTIMGQLEEEAAVVNEEQEDREPGLDENAAPIIQLVNKIIADAVAMGASDIHVEPGKERASTKVRMRVDGSCREILQVPASHSGAVLSRIKIMSRLDIAERRKPQDGKCKLKIGNRQVELRVATIPTVNGESAVLRVLAGAGALPMEKLNLSQRNYEQIQSLVSHPHGIFLVVGPTGSGKTTTLHAVLGYLNQPDKKIWTAEDPVEITQPGLQQVQVLPKIGFDFAAAMRAFLRADPDIILIGEMRDRETCHTGVEASLTGHLVLSTLHTNSAPETITRLLDLGLDPLNFADAFLGVLAQRLLRTLCGDCKEEYIADAEEARRLVHYYGEEFFPELGFDPGNLKLCRPVGCEKCGGSGYRGRTGIHELLVATPEMKAMICRRAAVSELREQALKEGMRTLFQDGIWKILRGLSDVSQLLKCTTAE
- a CDS encoding filamentous hemagglutinin N-terminal domain-containing protein; this encodes MGELKQGSLLVFLAVSAALAPAGRANPTGPHVVNGQVVFDASQAGVLDIANSPNAIIEWQGFSIPAGEITRFIQQSADSAVLNRVVGQDPSAILGQLLSNGQVFLINPNGIVFGQGSMVDTAGFLASTLNIGNDDFLRGNYLFVNPGPGKIENYGVIHVTNGGSVVLISPNIENSGLIQSDGGHLVLAAGEKLTLTSMDAPQVRFEIQAPEDKVLNIGQLMANGGGSIDVFAGAIRSSGAISADSVEVDKSGRIHLVAQGDVTLEAASQTHANGPAGGSVLVQSQGGTTLVSGTVEAKGSDGVGGTVELLGRNVGLIDQAAVNASGKTGGGTVHIGGDQEGGGTTQRAEFVYIGQDAQVHADALDTGNGGTVIAYADDTARIYGHLSARGGAVSGNGGFVETSGKKGFELLNAPDTGASHGLGGMWLIDPDDLTVSTTDANISPSVCCASLFQTAAAGASINVSTIASSLSSYGGGVTLQAGGNITWAALLNLSHSGTNTLTLKAGNDIKFNSGGILSNGSNSLNLKLWANYQGSTSGQVYFNGGELNVGSGTIDIQSGTNAASGTLNFGNTSSVTITAGGGINADTLNITNGSLSATGTSTLPQKFSNFVTLNGPVSVNTLNLSGQLNSNNSIEVKNSFNWTQGVIGGSGSTLKTLGTTTINKNLVELTDSRTWTNTGTINWGGNNLTTLKLWDSASLNNQGTLNISAYNGVLGGNSSQGLVNSSGGTINVSNAVTFDGVFSNKGTLNLNSGPFTTGYSSTFTNDGTVNLGNYSANLKGVFNNNGTFNINGGWAGISGSFSNAGAVNLNGGGMWVTSGGTDRGTYSLRNNAWIDFYGASGAITRAFNGAISNTDKTGEIWFGNGTFNINNGIDVGWLGIESDASVNIGGNYNSNWETYIAGSLNVGGAYTQLSYGDTVLDYGTLTASSVTVSGGLLPITMSQMLANGSNGGAGTFEGTGTVNLNGGTFTNAGGLYLWGGPLTLNGNYVQTPTGQLGIAISSPAAYGFLDRSDYSGRLYNSITPGSLNVRGSATMAGSLFILWDGFGNNPHRAIETTGGLYGSFSTVEHYPATLGIDYSYDGRGLTVSLGSASSFVSSNPALQDTVFDASVNQIIATLSSSDMTNSGGSDGNGAPKSCKK
- a CDS encoding ShlB/FhaC/HecB family hemolysin secretion/activation protein; its protein translation is MHKLAGGALRLLVAGLMLAGAVCAADIQFRVERFEVAGENPLSAAETQAVLTAFSQRSQDLNGLNEAAKALEQAIREKGLAFHRVVVPPQKLGDGGVVQLKVVVYKLAEVVVEGNQHYSKESVLGSLPSLRIGEVPDNDAIVQDLRSANYHPNKKLNLTYKQRSKTESLAAKVNVEDERPEHFSFMMNTRGTRDTGGYRMALGFQHADFLGLDHVLNVNFAFSPDHFDEIKQYGFSYQLPVYATRGWVTGYWLRSDSDAGTIAGLFDVSGSGDIGGVHYTQYLPKLASYEHWLDVGYDDKTFNNHVLFGRLQKQDLGVSVVSRPISLNYRNEMTWEFLRGGFNVGWARNLNGGPGNTDVIYAKSRAGAKDDWDVWRYGAFLDVSLPGEWTFRNQLSGQYTDEPLIAAEQLGLAGMTTVRGYAEREMAADIGNIYRGEIWTPQWVKDVNFLAFYDHASGKMLHTLAGQKESLLLRSTGLGGRLNLKNNFVVAVDLAYAFDDARTTQTGPVTGTTSGSGKVNAMLYYRF